One genomic window of Caldibacillus debilis DSM 16016 includes the following:
- a CDS encoding AI-2E family transporter, giving the protein MDIKMKWFYRLAFLLLLFIVLFVFFKLQPFWHPVLTTVLKALFPFAVAAFIAYLLYPLIRYLQKNGLPKALSVLIIYLLFFGGAGVAIYKGLPALLDQLKELSANAPYVMEQYENWVSVVERNTKTWPDGFKEEIDQGFAAVNETVERLAEKTLSFFFWIVDSFIILTLIPFIAFFMIKDMEVIQKAFWSVVPEKWKDPLRDFFAEVDRSLGGYIRGQLIVCTLIGGLSSLLFWWIKMKYPLILGLIVGVTNVIPYFGPIIGAVPAVVIAATVSFRMAVYVVLILFILQFLEGNIISPYVVGKSVDLHPLFIILSILIGEEAGGVLGLVLAVPIVAILKTALLELRRQMKGKERAG; this is encoded by the coding sequence ATGGACATCAAAATGAAATGGTTTTACCGGCTGGCTTTTTTGCTGTTATTATTCATCGTGCTTTTTGTTTTTTTTAAATTGCAGCCCTTTTGGCATCCGGTCTTGACGACGGTCTTGAAGGCGCTCTTCCCCTTTGCCGTGGCCGCATTCATTGCCTATCTCCTCTATCCGCTCATCCGCTATCTGCAGAAAAACGGCTTGCCGAAAGCGCTGTCCGTCCTGATCATCTATCTTTTGTTTTTCGGCGGCGCCGGGGTGGCCATTTACAAAGGTTTGCCGGCGTTATTGGACCAATTGAAGGAACTGTCGGCCAATGCGCCTTATGTGATGGAACAATATGAAAATTGGGTTTCCGTCGTCGAAAGAAACACGAAAACTTGGCCGGACGGCTTCAAAGAGGAGATTGATCAAGGTTTTGCCGCGGTCAATGAAACGGTGGAGAGGCTCGCCGAAAAAACCCTGTCCTTCTTCTTTTGGATTGTCGACTCGTTCATCATCTTGACGTTGATTCCCTTTATCGCCTTTTTTATGATCAAAGATATGGAGGTTATCCAGAAGGCCTTTTGGTCGGTCGTCCCGGAAAAATGGAAAGATCCCTTGAGGGATTTCTTCGCCGAAGTCGACCGTTCCCTCGGCGGCTACATACGGGGCCAGCTGATCGTCTGTACGCTGATCGGCGGCCTTTCTTCCCTCCTTTTTTGGTGGATCAAAATGAAATATCCCCTCATTTTGGGATTGATCGTCGGGGTCACCAACGTGATCCCCTATTTCGGCCCGATCATCGGGGCGGTCCCGGCGGTCGTGATCGCCGCGACCGTTTCTTTTCGCATGGCCGTCTATGTGGTGCTCATCCTTTTTATTTTGCAATTCCTTGAAGGAAATATTATTTCCCCTTATGTCGTCGGGAAAAGTGTTGACTTGCATCCCCTTTTCATCATATTATCGATCTTGATCGGGGAAGAGGCGGGCGGGGTTTTGGGCCTTGTTTTGGCCGTCCCGATCGTCGCGATCCTGAAGACCGCCCTCTTGGAATTGCGGCGGCAAATGAAGGGGAAGGAACGGGCCGGATGA
- a CDS encoding APC family permease, whose protein sequence is MAFSVKRLLIGRPLKSTEINEQKLSNVKALAILSSDALSSVAYGPEQVIIVLATFSYLAIWYSLPIAFGILILLTALVLSYRQIIFAYPHGGGAYVVSKENLGAKPGLIAGGALLVDYILTVAVSVSSGADAIASAFPVLLPFKVEIAVSFIIFITILNLRGITESANVFAFPVYLFIFAILLLIGTSLYKIVTGAVPPETEVSVGTPVAGISLFLLLKAFASGCSALTGVEAISNAVPNFKDPAPANAAKTLAVMGTILAIMVAGITFLAYYYGIVPSATETVVSQIASHTFGRNIVYYFIQVATTIILVLAANTGFSAFPLLAVNLAKDKYLPRMFLSRGERLVYSNGILTLAVTAIILVFLFNGNTEHLIPLYAVGVFIPFTLSQTGMMVKWMREKPVGWVQRFLINTTGAIICFIVTSMFFITKLNQVWPVLIFLPLIVLFFDRIRNHYLAVGDQLRLCPDEPAKPIKGNIIIVPVSGITRVVENSLIYAKSLSPDLIIAVYVGFTKEETKKFEEKWKKWQPGVRLVTIYSSYRNINGKLGKFIDMVNSRAMKANYGVTVIIPQFLPKKGWHNILHNQSGLILREYLLHRKNVVVSTVPYHLKK, encoded by the coding sequence TTGGCATTTTCAGTAAAAAGACTGCTCATTGGAAGACCGCTGAAGTCGACGGAAATCAATGAACAAAAATTGTCGAATGTCAAAGCATTGGCCATCCTTTCTTCCGATGCGCTTTCATCGGTTGCTTACGGCCCTGAGCAAGTGATCATCGTTCTCGCCACATTCAGCTATCTGGCCATCTGGTATTCCCTTCCGATTGCCTTCGGAATTCTGATATTATTGACGGCGCTCGTCTTGTCCTATCGCCAGATCATCTTCGCCTACCCCCATGGGGGAGGGGCCTACGTCGTATCGAAGGAAAACCTCGGCGCCAAACCCGGGTTAATCGCCGGCGGCGCCTTGTTGGTGGATTATATTTTGACGGTGGCGGTCAGTGTCTCGTCGGGGGCGGATGCCATCGCTTCCGCTTTCCCGGTTCTATTGCCTTTCAAAGTGGAGATTGCCGTTTCGTTCATTATCTTCATCACCATTTTAAATCTCAGGGGGATCACCGAATCGGCCAACGTTTTCGCTTTTCCTGTCTATTTGTTCATCTTTGCCATATTGTTGCTGATCGGAACAAGCCTATATAAGATCGTTACCGGCGCGGTGCCGCCGGAGACGGAAGTATCCGTCGGGACGCCGGTCGCCGGCATTTCCCTGTTTTTATTGCTGAAAGCTTTTGCCTCGGGATGTTCCGCTTTAACGGGCGTGGAAGCCATATCCAACGCCGTCCCGAATTTCAAGGATCCGGCCCCGGCCAATGCGGCAAAAACGTTGGCGGTCATGGGAACGATCCTCGCCATCATGGTGGCAGGCATCACCTTTTTGGCCTATTACTACGGGATCGTTCCCTCGGCGACGGAAACGGTCGTCTCCCAAATCGCGTCCCATACCTTCGGGCGAAACATCGTTTACTATTTCATCCAAGTGGCGACGACGATCATCCTGGTGCTTGCCGCCAACACCGGATTTTCCGCTTTTCCGCTGTTGGCCGTAAATCTGGCCAAAGACAAATATTTGCCCAGAATGTTTCTGAGCCGGGGGGAACGTCTCGTTTATTCCAACGGAATTCTCACCCTTGCCGTGACCGCCATTATTTTGGTATTCCTGTTCAACGGAAATACGGAACACCTGATCCCGCTCTATGCGGTGGGCGTCTTCATTCCCTTTACCTTGTCCCAAACGGGAATGATGGTCAAATGGATGCGGGAAAAACCCGTCGGCTGGGTGCAAAGGTTCTTGATTAATACGACCGGCGCAATCATCTGCTTCATCGTTACGTCCATGTTTTTTATTACCAAATTGAACCAGGTTTGGCCGGTCCTCATCTTCCTGCCGCTGATCGTTTTGTTTTTCGACCGCATCCGGAACCACTATCTTGCGGTGGGGGATCAATTGCGGCTCTGTCCCGATGAACCCGCCAAGCCGATTAAGGGAAATATCATCATCGTGCCCGTATCCGGCATTACGAGGGTTGTGGAAAATTCCCTGATTTACGCCAAATCCTTGTCGCCGGATCTGATCATCGCCGTCTACGTCGGATTTACGAAGGAAGAGACGAAAAAATTCGAGGAGAAATGGAAGAAGTGGCAGCCCGGGGTCCGGCTTGTCACCATCTACTCCTCCTACAGGAACATCAACGGGAAATTGGGGAAATTCATTGACATGGTGAATTCCCGGGCGATGAAAGCCAATTACGGCGTGACGGTCATCATTCCCCAATTTTTGCCGAAGAAAGGCTGGCACAACATTTTGCATAACCAATCGGGCCTGATCCTTCGCGAATACTTGCTGCACAGGAAAAACGTCGTGGTCAGCACCGTTCCCTACCACTTGAAAAAATAA